The Anopheles maculipalpis chromosome 3RL, idAnoMacuDA_375_x, whole genome shotgun sequence genomic sequence GAAGCTTTCTGGCGAACACATCATCGTCAACGCTCCATCTCAGCCTACCACGTGTCTTCTGTCCATCTGGCATAAAAAATCTTTACGGAGAGAGAGTTCCCAAACAAACGGGACAAAAAATCCTTAGGCAAACTCAATGTCTCTAAACTGTGTCAAAAACACAGTTCATGCCCTAGCTTGGTTTATCATGACAGGTGTTTTAAGTAGACAATGTTCCTCACACTGGTTGCTATTTCCTTATCGGTTAATATATTGCTCCCTTAAGCCGAAATCAATGTTCTAATTGTGACCAGTGCAGACTTTTTAAGCAAGATAGGTGAACTTTAAAACAGCATCTTTGTTGGTGTCTCCTATCAGCACTGTATTGAAAGGCAGCAATTCTTGGGCCTTCATTATCTCAAAGATTCCAATTTGATTTTGTAGCGTATTCTCAAACATGGCAAAGTTTATCCACAAGAAATCCTCAAATCAATTTTGTCTACATTTCCAgccttttgcttcttcttcttcttcttcttcttcttcttcttcttcttattcttcttggcctgctcaggattgagcacgtcgcgtcgacatgaccaagtctccaatcagtttccaggaaactcgatctaggacTGCAGTTCTTCATCCATGGCTCCATGGCAtccaatctccgacaggttagactccacttgatccagccaacgagctcgctgtgctcttctacgcctcgtgccgaactggggttcgctgacgagcaccttcttggagGGACATTagtctggcatcctcatcacgtggcCCAGCCAACgcatccttccggctttgactaccgtcaggatatcagcaccaccaaacagctcagctagctcgtggttcattcttcttcaccacacgccctgctcgcacacaccgccaaagatagtccttagcacccgccgttcgaaaatggcgagtgcattggcgtcctccgtcagcatagtccaataCTCGTACCCATAGAGGACTAATGCTAGAATGTCGATAATCTTGTAGAGATTTCACATCGAAATTGACACCAAATTCTACAGAAAtggtattcttcttcttcttattcacAACACAACCAAATGTTGGGCACCAATCATTTGGAATGACGAGCATCATCAGCAAGCGATTAAATCAAATACACACTTGTTTGACAGCTAAACCATCCTAGAACTGATTGCGTTATCGAATCAACTTGCCCTCCCCACACCTGGCGTATGACTCAATCTTTTCGCATGTCTCGTTGGCCGCGCTACCGAATCATACCGTTGCAAAGGATGCAACCGACCGTTGCCTTCTGCACACTGGCTCGTGAAAGATGCTCATTAATCTTTTCGCTCGCCGACGGCGCGTCGGCTTCCGAATCCGTTGGAACTTGGTTCCGCTTCAAGCTGTCAAGGGGTTCAGGAAGGTATGGAAGCAGAGCGGTCACAGTGGACTATATCGTGCagcgtacaaacacacacacagacgggtgaacacacacattcacaaacAGAAGCTTCCATTGTTGCgccattgttttctttcgctggCCATTTTTCTTCGTGAACCATTGCATCGTGCAGGCGGGAGTGAACATGCAATTGCAATGTTTACACTGCGCTCCTGCATTTCCTTCGCCCGTGCGTATCACTTCACGCAAAACATTTAATCAACGAGCCACGATCAATGAACTCGTCCGCTGCACCCGCTGCATCTGTGCCGCACCGCCAAAGGGGTTTGCACCTCAGCTGCATGGggctgtggtgtgtgtgtgtgtgcatgcctGCGCTTTAACGCTCGTGATCAAGTGCTACACACTGCACAAAGGCTCTGTCAGGCTGTAGGTTGGGCAAGGGAAACCAGTGGAGCCATTCGCCCTGCTGCAAGTGCATCACGTTTGTGCACCTGTTGCAGTTAGTttctttaataatttaataccCTTAATGAGGGTTCGATGGACAGTTGATAACTTCGTGGCTTCATTTCGTGGACTTTGCAGCCGCGTGCCGGCTGGCGGTCGGCGTGGCACGCATCCTCAGTTGTGCAATCACAGCACCTCGACATTGCGCACCCAGCGAGATGATATGGCCAACCTTCCGGTACCTTTGCGGGGCCCTATTTCCGCTGATTTATTTGCCAGCTTCATCCTTCGGTGGTGTTGCTTTGCTTGTCGGTGGCAGGAGTTTGTTGCACCGTATCGGTAATACAATTCGTCTATGGCGTGACGGTGGAGACGATCGGAAGGTGCAAGCAGCAGGACTATTTCGGATGTTGGTTGAGAGAAATTCGTGGAATCATTAGGCAGACACTGGCTGGGATTGTAtggcaaataattattttaataatagtAGGTGAACGAAGGTTGATATTGAAATTGCTTGTGTTGATTGTATAATGCAGGGTTTCTCTCTTATGAAAACGTTCTTGGTACTGATTGAATTTGTTAATATCTTCAACTAATTGGAAGCGAATTTAGCAAAGCAAATCTACTTGAATATTTTTCTGTTAACGCATACGGACGATTTTATTAATCCTGAAAAATACTCGTAAGAGTAAgctttttatatcttttttcGAGCACCTGATTTTGCCAACAACAGTAAATACGTGCAACAaggattaaagaaaaaaatattggatTCACTTTTGCATCAGTTGGCTCCCGATGGATGAGCTAAGCTGGGTTTGGTAAATTCAAACCGAATTTAGTACAAGTGTAAACAAGAGGCTATAGTATTCACCAAACATTCATCGAACATGTAAAATCCGTTTTTGTCTTACTAGTTCTTAGTTGAAGCTCTTACAAATGCTTATATATTTTGAATGAATCAATAATTTTACTCTGAGTCTCTTGATAtcattctgatattttagaaCTGATAAAGAGAGAAATTGAAATGTTATGTCGTTTTTAGTATATCAACCGAAGGCTTGGAACAACCTCTAAGGCATTCTTTCTGCTTTATGGCATTAAAAGCTTGATTTTTATCGTTTAAAAGTCCTCAAAGAACACTTTTTTTGTACACTTTCGACATGCTTGTCATGTATCTTATTTAAGAAGTAGATTAAGAaaagtttaatattttaattaataactCAATATTGTAATTCTGTAAAATGGTCAAGCCGTCTttcagaaaatgaagaaaattcaaattattgtattttactttttgcatTCTAACCTGCAATATAGATTTGTTAGGCAGCCATTGCTTAATGTGTGCCATGcgaacatcaacaaaaatgcACTTCAAACTATGCTCAAACGCTACGTTTATGCGTTTATCATTTCCTAACACCTCTCAAATGCCATCAGAAAGACTGCAACACTCAACCTGGTGTTGGGTGATGCACCCTTTGCATTGCTCGACCGGTACcgccgaaaaacaaaacacaaaacaatcccCCCAACCATCCACCTTCCCGGTTCATTTCGTTATACCGAAAGCAATGTGCAAGTGCAACGATCCCACCTTTCCCGGGCCCCGATTTCGTGCGATCGCAACGTGCAAACCCCGCACGTCACCTAATCATAACAACCCCTCACCCACGGTGAACCCGTCCTGGTGCACCCACCTTGCCGGCGTGGTGAGTGCAAAACGCTGCGCTGCACCATCGAGTGACAGAGCGAGAACGATAGAGCCGAGTGCTCGAAACACGTTTGGCCCCATGCTGCGTACTGCAGCACCGCCTGAGTTTGAACTTGAAAGCGAAagtgaatttttattatttgttgcaTGCATGCAGCTGCACCGGACGcttgggtttggttttgtgtgcacggatttgtggtttgttttgttgtgctttcaTGCCCTAGCCTGCAGGGgtgtttccccccccccccccccccatttcaTTCCAGACGATAGAGGGTTGCCTATTGCACTTTAATGCACTTGAATTTCCTCGTAACGGTGCATGTCCGAAATTTAGTCCGAACGCGCGAAGGGAACCAAAACAAGCGTCTGTAACTGCAACGGTTGTGTtcggatttttattttgctcgtGAAATGTCTTTCTCTTTGCTTCTTCTGCACCTTCTGCACCACCTTATCAAACGATCCACACGTTTGCCCTTTTCCGTCGTGTCCatcatttcctttttgcaaACAGCAAATAAGCAAACCGGAAAATGGATTGCGGATGCAACGGAACCTTGTCATGTTGTTGCATTTCTGTTTTGTATGATGTGCTGCTGAACTTTGCATTTCCTTTGCGATGATCCCGTGCCAGAGAACGCTACCCTCGAAGCAGAAACGGCTCAGACGTCACTGCAATGCGTGCAGGATTAATGAGCCTTTTGGTAAAGGGAAAACAGTGTCGGATGTAGCGATCGATTTCAAcagcggatttttttttttgcttcattgttTGCAGTAATTGGTCTACATTAGGTAGGCTTTAACACTGGATGCATTTATTTGAGTGTAGTTCATGTGGCGATAATAACTGATTATTTGTAAGTACATTGCTCACTCTGTTACATTTAACTTCCTGCGGTTAGCTGGTGTAAAGCTTAACGGTTAGTTTTGCTGATGAGTGCATGCTTGAGCTCTGTTACGGTGTCGTAACGTTGTTCAAAGCATtgtattttgtgtttgattttattgacATTCACAGCAGATTTGAGGGAAAAGCTATCGGTGCCTCTGTGTCGATGTGTTGTAGCATAAGCTTTTATCATTTTCCTATGCTACGATTGACATGAAATTTGTTAAATTACTGTTTTAGACATTGAGATTGGTTTTGTGGATATTGTTAgataaatattatttgcaTTACTTGCATTCATTGTCATTAATGATTCTTATCATCTAGATACCATGTCATTTGGAAAGGGGAAATAACTAATTTCACTCAAAAAACCAACGGTTGCATTTGCCAACAATTCCACAACGTTACTTCttaaatatataataataataagattATTTTCAGTGTATCTGCACAACatttatacttttttaaatttctttgatgCAACTTCAAGTAAGCTTAGTCAAATCATATTAAACACGTTAATCTTCATCGTCAACGTAGAAGTCTGTTTAGTGCTTTGGTGAATCCATGGTGCGATTATTATAACAATTAAATTACGTCTCCATATTGTTAAAGTAACAAGCCCGTTTGGCACATGTAGATAACACCATAATCAATACTACCGACGTTTATATAGACTTTGGTAATTGTGTTGATAAAGCAGCGGTCTCCCAACCAAATAACACACCTCACACCCCTTTCTCCTTTGTCCAGCCCGTAAGACTCCCAGTCGTCGATATTATAACTTAATTCTTTGATGGCCACACTTCCGACaatgtttcacattttcgTAAATAACTTCATCGCTCCCCTCGTTGGATTTCGCCAgcccaccatcaccaaccgTCGATGCCAGCTCATCCAGCACCCGTTCTTCGATCGTCTCGAGACACAGTGAATCCGGCTCGGGACAGATCTGTTCGCATCGTTCGACGAAATTCTCCTCAAACCGTAGCGCGTCCCGCAGTATCGCTTCATCATCGATCGACGCCATCGGACAGGGCAGTACGGTGTCGAAATCGATACAGTGTCCCGATTCGTCCGCAATACAGTAGCGAAACGGTGGCACTAGCAGCTTTGCCCGCCGCCAATCCTCATCCGGGTCGCTAAGATTCAGCTCCGAGACGGTGGAAACCTGTCGCCGTAGCTGCCGTGTGCGGGGCAGATCGTTCTGCGATAGCACACGCTTCGGCGGCGGTGGACGTGGTGGACAGAGCATATCGAAACCACGGTTGTAGAAGGCACACCGAATCGCGGGCTCAGACTGACGCTTTTCTGGGTAGACGTTCGGACGGGTGAGTGAGAAGAGATGTGAGTTATCTGAGCACCGGCGCTTGCTGCGTGGAAAGTTTTCCGATGGTCGGTTCTCGTCGATACTGTCTAGGTGTGATTCGCAGGAGATCTTAGGGGTGGGACCGACGGGTGGTGGAGTTGGTGTTAGAATCGGAATAGGGGATGAAAGCGAGGGTTGGCTGGTTAGGGAGTCGGTGGAGTAGCACGGTTCAGAACGGGTGAGGGCTTCCTCCCGCTCCAGGAACCAGCTGGCGTTGGGTGCGTTAGCATGGGCACGAATAATGCCGGTGTCCACACTTTGCGACCGACCCCGACATGGCCCTGTTATGGGGAGTATCGGGAGTGGTTCGATGAAGTGTGGTTCCAACTTCGATGGTGGCTGCGGAGATGGGGAACGATGGCGTTGATGGTGGGGTGTGGTGTTGTTTGGTGGGTTCTCTGCAAGGTAATTCAATGGATATTTAAACCTTTTCAATAGTTATTAAACAttattatgtaaaaaaatgtccaaCGTAAAAATTGTCAGATCAAAACTTCACTAAAAATCCGATCCGTTCCAATAGGCATcctaaaacaaaaagctcAATGCTATACTTACCTTGGTCCGTAAGCTCCATCTGCTCACAAGCTGCTCGATTGTATGAGGAAAAACAGAATCGTCTATTATTCGAACACCATCGCGTTTGAAAGCGCGCAAGCTTCAGCACTAAAAGCTTCCCCGAGCAAGCTTTGCGAAAGGGTGCAGGAGCTTTCGGGAAAAGCACTACCAAGCATTCTCTCGCATGCATCCACACTCTCtctaacgcacacacacacacacttcaaaaCGCAAGGACCAAGCAAGCACAGGAAAGCGacggaaaaaaggaattgaaaaGCCTACACTACCTTCCCTTCGTACCTTCCCAGACCTCCTCTAAGTCTTCGTTAATGGCCTTCGATTCGATGCCGTTGCGCACCTCGCCCGGACCAATACCGTGCACCACCAGGTCCATGCGTGAATCGAGTGAAAATTGTTTGCCAGACATAAGGATGCCCCGGACGCGACGCCTCATGGCCGGTGAGTCCTGGTTCTGGAAGCAAATGTGACGAACCCGTCCAGTAGTCACTACGGCCCCcgcgggacacacacacacacaccgtgcgATACTTACCGAGATGCGTATGCCGGCGTACACCTTGGCCAGGAACTCGTCCGCATCGAAGATGGCCGCAAACGAGCCGTTCACGATCTTCGGCGACATCGGCGAATTGGCGAGCAGAAGGCTCGATCCGAACGCTTCGTTCTTTTCGCGCGTATCTAAACCGCAGAAAGGGGAAGACAGTCAAACAGTTGGGTGGTGCGAGTGGATGAGGAAGAGTGATGCGGGTCGAGAACTATGTATATGTACATGAGAGGTGTTCGGTGCTCACTAGCGTAATGGAGTAGCAGCATTGCTACCGACGAATTGGCTTTGGCTAGGCATTATCGCATGACATGAACCAGATGAACGTCCCATACTCACCCTTCAGTGGCACACGTGTGCGATCGACCATCTGGACATTGAGCTCATTGAGTAGATCTGTCGTCACCGTGCGAATTTCGTTCCAATCTGCCAGAATATCATCGTTCGAGGTGTATGTAGAGGTGATGGTAAACCGAATAACGTAGCGACCCTTAAGCGAGGCAGGAACAGCGTGCAGATGGCCACGATGGTTGAGCCGCTTCAACAGTTTTTCGGTCAGCTCATTTTCGCCCTTGATCCGGAACACCACCATACCGAGATGACGAGTGGCCGGGATCTCAAAGCGATGGTCCGCCAGTACGAGCGCTTCGAACTTTTGCGCCAACCGAACGCCTTCGCGAATGTGCTTCTGAAGTCCCCGGGTGCCAAAACTACGCAGCACAAACCATAGCTTCAGCGCCCGGAAGCGCTTGCTGAGCGGTATCTGCCAATGCTGTGAACAGAAATTGAAGATATCAAGAGAGAAGCTCAGGTAATAACACTCACCATGTAATCGATGGCAAGACCCGAGTTTTCGTGCTGTAGGTACAACGGAGCCACGTTGAACGTTCGATGCAGGGCACCACTGTTCTTGACCCTACCGGAGGCCACAAATGGGCAGATGAGAAATCCATTATTCAATCCGTTTAACGAGCGATGGAAACTTGGAGACTTGGAAAACTACACCTACCACATCGCCGTGCAGTCAAAGTGCACCATCAGCCACTTGGAGGGATTGAACGCGATGGAGTCCGCTTTCTCGATGCCCTTCAACCACACCCGAAACTCCGGACAGATGAACGCACTGCCGGCGTAGGCAGCGTCCACGTGCAACCAGATGTTGTAGCTCGCGCAAACGTCCCCTATCTCGGCCAGATGGTCAAAGGCGCAGGCTCCGGTTGTACCGAGAGTGGCACAAACCTATCAATAGGCAGTGGTGAAACGTTTAGTAGGCAAAGCGAACAGTTTAGTGAATAGTAACGGGTAGTTACAATAGTAAATATTCTAGTTGTAGTGTGAAGACAAGCGCCCCTGTTGCTTCCCTAGAGGAAATCCAGAGAACCCTTCATTAATCCGATGAGGTTATAATCTTTGGCTAAATCCAGGACACAAAAACAATCCGAAGTAACTAAAAATTCCCACCAAAAACCGTCCTGTATTGTTACTTGTCCAtgtataattaaaaatacaccAACTTATTGGCGCGAGAAATCAACAagttcatttgtttttgttttcctcattTCCCCAGAAAACTCGTCGGCGACAGTCACAAGTCCACAGCACAGCTGGTAATTTGAGATTTACAAAGAGGGATCGGTTCCATTCAACAACTCTCGGTAGAAACGCGACCAGTCCGAGCAAAAACTTCCATTCGTGACCGAGTTCTTGACTTGACGGCTAATGAGATCCCCGA encodes the following:
- the LOC126564042 gene encoding histidine decarboxylase isoform X2; this translates as MDFDEYRRQGKEMVDYIADYLQNIRERRVLPDVQPGYMRSLIPESAPLEGERWENIFADIERVIMPGVTHWQSPHMHAYFPALNSFPSLLGDMLADAINCLGFTWASSPACTELESIVMNWLGKMIGLPDMFLHLPGISMGGGVIQTTASEATLVCLLAGRTMAIRRFHEHTPGLQDAEINARLVAYCSDQAHSSVEKAALIGLVRMRFIESDDQLSLRGNALRDAIEEDIKQGLIPFWVCATLGTTGACAFDHLAEIGDVCASYNIWLHVDAAYAGSAFICPEFRVWLKGIEKADSIAFNPSKWLMVHFDCTAMWVKNSGALHRTFNVAPLYLQHENSGLAIDYMHWQIPLSKRFRALKLWFVLRSFGTRGLQKHIREGVRLAQKFEALVLADHRFEIPATRHLGMVVFRIKGENELTEKLLKRLNHRGHLHAVPASLKGRYVIRFTITSTYTSNDDILADWNEIRTVTTDLLNELNVQMVDRTRVPLKDTREKNEAFGSSLLLANSPMSPKIVNGSFAAIFDADEFLAKVYAGIRISNQDSPAMRRRVRGILMSGKQFSLDSRMDLVVHGIGPGEVRNGIESKAINEDLEEVWEGTKGSL
- the LOC126564042 gene encoding histidine decarboxylase isoform X1, yielding MDFDEYRRQGKEMVDYIADYLQNIRERRVLPDVQPGYMRSLIPESAPLEGERWENIFADIERVIMPGVTHWQSPHMHAYFPALNSFPSLLGDMLADAINCLGFTWASSPACTELESIVMNWLGKMIGLPDMFLHLPGISMGGGVIQTTASEATLVCLLAGRTMAIRRFHEHTPGLQDAEINARLVAYCSDQAHSSVEKAALIGLVRMRFIESDDQLSLRGNALRDAIEEDIKQGLIPFWVCATLGTTGACAFDHLAEIGDVCASYNIWLHVDAAYAGSAFICPEFRVWLKGIEKADSIAFNPSKWLMVHFDCTAMWVKNSGALHRTFNVAPLYLQHENSGLAIDYMHWQIPLSKRFRALKLWFVLRSFGTRGLQKHIREGVRLAQKFEALVLADHRFEIPATRHLGMVVFRIKGENELTEKLLKRLNHRGHLHAVPASLKGRYVIRFTITSTYTSNDDILADWNEIRTVTTDLLNELNVQMVDRTRVPLKDTREKNEAFGSSLLLANSPMSPKIVNGSFAAIFDADEFLAKVYAGIRISNQDSPAMRRRVRGILMSGKQFSLDSRMDLVVHGIGPGEVRNGIESKAINEDLEEVWEACEQMELTDQENPPNNTTPHHQRHRSPSPQPPSKLEPHFIEPLPILPITGPCRGRSQSVDTGIIRAHANAPNASWFLEREEALTRSEPCYSTDSLTSQPSLSSPIPILTPTPPPVGPTPKISCESHLDSIDENRPSENFPRSKRRCSDNSHLFSLTRPNVYPEKRQSEPAIRCAFYNRGFDMLCPPRPPPPKRVLSQNDLPRTRQLRRQVSTVSELNLSDPDEDWRRAKLLVPPFRYCIADESGHCIDFDTVLPCPMASIDDEAILRDALRFEENFVERCEQICPEPDSLCLETIEERVLDELASTVGDGGLAKSNEGSDEVIYENVKHCRKCGHQRIKL